One genomic segment of Nothobranchius furzeri strain GRZ-AD chromosome 10, NfurGRZ-RIMD1, whole genome shotgun sequence includes these proteins:
- the dnajc18 gene encoding dnaJ homolog subfamily C member 18 has product MDKEEADRLIERAKVCLRSGRKDRALQLLYEAQNVHPSTRARVLIDALLKNGGNTFAEANHIPPPAGWRDEDVGEQEKSNGTSDEKKTYTEEQRQSVLRIKNCRDFYEILGVEKNASDEDLKKAYRKLALKFHPDKNFAPGATDAFKAIGNAYAVLSNPEKRQQYDQYGDHCSASSTPQPSSHGRSGHYRTFYKDFEADISPEELFNIFFGGRFPTGNVHVYTNQGTSYSQFYQPRRRRAHERREEVVEDNQSQNTFTALLQLLPVLVLILISVFTQMMATNPPYSLFYKPALGLVVSRETQHMGVPYFVDKSFEKEYRGAALEELEKTIESDYVEHLQSSCWKEKQQKSDLANLGQLYRDERLKQKAESMRLDNCEKLQRLVGRQKVK; this is encoded by the exons ATGGACAAAGAAGAAGCAGACCGGCTCATAGAAAGGGCGAAGGTGTGTTTACGGTCGGGGCGAAAAGACCGGGCGCTGCAGCTGCTATATGAGGCGCAGAATGTTCACCCCAGCACCCGGGCCAGAG TGTTGATAGATGCCTTACTGAAAAACGGAGGCAACACATTCGCAGAAGCAAACCACATCCCTCCACCAGCAGGATGGAGAGATGAGGACGTTGGAGAGCAGGAAAAGAGCAACGGAACGAGCGATGAGAAGAAGACGTACACCGAAGAACAGCGTCAGAGTGTTCTCAG GATAAAGAATTGCAGGGACTTTTATGAAATCCTTGGTGTTGAAAAGAACGCCAGTGATGAAGATTTGAAAAAGGCATACAGGAAGTTGGCCCTGAAGTTTCACCCTGACAAGAACTTTGCCCCCGGAGCCACAGATGCATTCAAAG CAATAGGTAACGcttatgcagttttaagcaatcctGAGAAGAGGCAGCAGTATGATCAGTACGGAGATCACTGTTCAGCTTCCTCCACTCCCCAGCCCTCCAGCCACGGTCGCTCTGGACACTACCGAACCTTCTACAAAGATTTTGAGGCTGACATTTCCCCTGAAGAACTCTTCAACATTTTCTTTGGAGGGAGGTTCCCCACAG GAAACGTTCACGTTTACACAAACCAGGGAACCTCCTACTCCCAGTTCTATCAGCCTCGTCGTCGGCGTGCTCACGAAAGGCGTGAGGAGGTGGTAGAGGACAACCAGAGTCAG AACACCTTCACAGCTCTTCTGCAGCTTCTCCCCGTGCTGGTGTTGATCCTTATTTCAGTGTTTACTCAGATGATGGCCACTAATCCGCCCTACAGTCTCTTCTACAAGCC GGCCTTGGGGCTGGTGGTGTCCAGAGAAACGCAGCACATGGGTGTACCGTACTTTGTGGACAAGAGTTTTGAGAAGGAGTACCGGGGAGCAGCGCTGGAGGAGTTGGAGAAAACTATTGAGAGCGACTACGTGGAGCACCTCCAGAGCAGCTGCTGGAAGGAAAAACAGCAAA AGTCAGACCTGGCAAACCTGGGACAACTTTACCGTGATGAACGGCTAAAGCAGAAGGCCGAGTCGATGAGGCTGGACAACTGTGAGAAACTGCAGCGACTGGTTGGTCGGCAGAAAGTGAAATGA